A window from Dethiosulfovibrio russensis encodes these proteins:
- a CDS encoding methyl-accepting chemotaxis protein: MARADEARGLSVGIQVTLVVGVMIALLMAVVVTVASVRSGRMMEDTIDDGGLGFVESLQTGASQEIGSLRKSNESFVNIVVQRLSGKRTFENEDMVSVGDKEVQKIFVMDGGLKLITGNEVMVDGWKDAMGSQFSIFQVTKEGLVRVSTTLKDDEGHSMLGGLFDDTTDVYKATVEGRETFEDIVWLGGLPYAGCYKPVVDAEGAVRMVVFAGTSLESVENRILSSSLGEGSYGIIFDKDGAVVIHPKLERGVSMSESCPPLWKACKSEGLFDTTEPVRFDYDFNGRRSMGYVQRIEGTDWYAMMVVNADLAMAPVGAMKRGLLLWTLPLAVVGLVLLAFAVIKLMSPLKEVVTVADRIAEGDLSMEISGDSSNRNEIKKVMAAFGRILEEYRALVQKVEDMNRRIAEGSKAMNEISRDVHESLTSVDEASKAVAEMVDSIAASAEETNAGVEEVSSGVASSTQVVTELSEQASVVSENAEEGRRSVEAVTDGTGKAGEVSGRVEEAVAELGKSVEGISGFVNTIATIADQTNLLALNAAIEAARAGDAGRGFAVVAEEVRKLAEESNEAASNIRRVIEEVQKDMSVAAEDTREAGTVMADLLERSKQAAAKISEVTGGVGSMAEGIQSIAAASEEQTASTQEIARAIDTIASMLNGGRDSAKDTERAAKEMASRMENLQMIREDQQGQLAELRELVSIYRLVEDKPALKA, translated from the coding sequence ATGGCTCGAGCAGATGAAGCACGTGGTTTGTCCGTGGGGATACAGGTTACCTTGGTGGTCGGCGTCATGATAGCCCTCCTGATGGCCGTTGTCGTCACAGTGGCGTCGGTGAGGTCCGGTAGGATGATGGAGGATACTATAGACGACGGAGGTCTGGGCTTCGTCGAAAGCCTCCAGACCGGCGCATCTCAGGAGATAGGATCTCTCAGAAAGTCCAACGAGTCCTTCGTCAATATAGTGGTACAGAGACTGTCCGGAAAGAGGACCTTCGAGAACGAGGACATGGTTTCGGTCGGAGATAAAGAGGTCCAGAAGATATTCGTCATGGACGGCGGTCTCAAGCTCATCACCGGAAACGAGGTTATGGTGGACGGATGGAAGGATGCCATGGGAAGCCAGTTCTCCATTTTTCAGGTCACGAAAGAAGGACTGGTCAGGGTCTCCACCACATTGAAGGATGATGAGGGGCATTCCATGCTCGGAGGGCTTTTCGACGATACCACCGATGTCTACAAAGCGACGGTGGAGGGCAGAGAGACCTTTGAGGACATAGTCTGGTTGGGGGGGCTTCCCTACGCTGGCTGCTATAAACCTGTGGTGGACGCGGAAGGGGCGGTTCGGATGGTAGTTTTCGCCGGGACCTCTCTGGAGTCGGTCGAGAACAGGATACTCAGCTCCAGCCTCGGAGAGGGGAGCTACGGCATAATCTTCGACAAAGACGGAGCGGTGGTCATCCATCCCAAGTTGGAGAGGGGAGTCTCCATGTCGGAGAGCTGCCCTCCCCTCTGGAAAGCCTGTAAATCGGAGGGGCTCTTCGACACGACCGAGCCAGTGAGGTTCGATTATGACTTCAACGGTCGTAGGTCCATGGGCTACGTCCAGAGGATAGAGGGAACCGACTGGTACGCCATGATGGTGGTTAACGCCGACCTTGCCATGGCCCCGGTCGGAGCCATGAAGAGAGGACTCCTGCTCTGGACCCTGCCCCTGGCGGTAGTCGGCCTGGTCCTTCTGGCCTTCGCCGTGATCAAGCTGATGTCTCCTCTTAAGGAGGTCGTGACGGTTGCAGACCGCATAGCCGAGGGAGACCTGTCCATGGAGATAAGCGGAGACTCGTCCAACCGCAACGAGATAAAGAAAGTCATGGCCGCCTTCGGCCGTATCCTGGAGGAATACCGGGCCCTGGTTCAGAAGGTGGAGGACATGAACCGCCGGATAGCCGAAGGATCCAAGGCCATGAACGAAATATCCCGAGACGTCCACGAATCGCTGACCTCGGTGGACGAAGCCTCCAAAGCCGTCGCCGAGATGGTGGACTCCATAGCGGCCTCCGCCGAGGAGACCAACGCCGGAGTGGAGGAAGTATCCTCTGGAGTCGCCAGCTCCACCCAGGTCGTGACCGAGTTGAGCGAACAGGCCAGCGTGGTATCGGAGAACGCCGAGGAGGGGCGCAGATCGGTCGAGGCGGTGACGGACGGAACCGGCAAAGCCGGAGAGGTCAGCGGTCGGGTAGAGGAAGCAGTGGCGGAACTTGGCAAATCGGTGGAGGGAATAAGCGGCTTCGTCAACACCATAGCCACCATAGCGGACCAGACCAACCTGTTGGCTCTGAACGCCGCCATAGAGGCGGCCAGGGCCGGAGACGCCGGTCGAGGCTTCGCGGTAGTGGCGGAAGAGGTCCGTAAACTGGCGGAGGAAAGCAACGAAGCCGCCTCGAACATCCGTAGGGTCATAGAGGAAGTCCAAAAGGACATGTCCGTAGCCGCGGAGGACACCAGGGAAGCCGGAACAGTCATGGCCGATCTGCTGGAGCGTTCGAAACAGGCGGCGGCCAAGATCTCGGAGGTGACGGGAGGAGTGGGCTCCATGGCGGAGGGAATCCAGTCCATAGCGGCCGCCTCGGAGGAACAGACCGCCAGCACCCAGGAGATAGCCCGGGCCATTGATACCATAGCCTCCATGCTCAACGGAGGCCGAGACTCCGCCAAGGATACCGAGAGGGCAGCCAAGGAAATGGCCTCTCGCATGGAGAATCTTCAGATGATAAGGGAGGACCAGCAGGGCCAGCTGGCCGAGCTGCGGGAGCTGGTATCGATCTATAGGCTTGTCGAAGATAAGCCTGCCCTGAAGGCCTGA
- the bioB gene encoding biotin synthase BioB — MLWDIESLLDLSRGKLKDLLERADSIRRMGGNGIELCSIINARSGGCREDCAFCAQSLRWNTGCRSSFLSLDEVMSVARRCRDSGIHRLSLVTSGRTLDDRELDRLCGIYEAVSNEVGLSLCGSHGLLEEGQLRRLASAGVSRYHCNLETGPGFFPSICTTHGIEEKLRTLGAARAAGLELCSGGLFGMGETDRDRAEMTALLSNIEVDSIPLNILMAIEGTPLAGAAPLDPETALRWGAVMQIAVPGATVRYAGGRSVLGDAVSMGLVGGVGGLLTGDYLTTTGSSAKDDVELIECLGMKPSRR, encoded by the coding sequence ATGCTTTGGGATATCGAGTCTCTGTTGGATCTATCGAGAGGAAAGCTGAAGGATCTGTTGGAAAGGGCGGATTCGATACGCAGGATGGGTGGGAATGGGATAGAGCTCTGTTCAATAATTAACGCCAGATCCGGAGGGTGTCGCGAGGACTGTGCCTTCTGCGCCCAATCGTTAAGGTGGAACACGGGATGCCGATCCTCTTTTCTCTCTCTGGATGAGGTTATGTCCGTAGCCAGGAGGTGCCGCGATTCGGGGATCCACAGGTTATCGTTGGTCACAAGCGGCAGGACCCTTGACGATCGGGAACTGGACCGCCTCTGCGGAATTTACGAGGCCGTCTCGAACGAGGTGGGGCTGAGTCTCTGCGGTTCCCACGGATTACTGGAGGAGGGGCAGTTGAGGAGGTTGGCGTCGGCCGGGGTGTCCCGCTATCACTGCAACCTGGAGACCGGGCCGGGGTTTTTCCCCTCGATATGCACCACTCATGGCATAGAGGAGAAGCTGCGCACCCTCGGTGCTGCCAGGGCGGCCGGGCTGGAGCTGTGTTCCGGCGGCCTTTTCGGTATGGGGGAGACCGATAGAGACAGGGCGGAGATGACCGCTCTTCTATCTAATATCGAGGTGGACTCGATTCCGCTGAATATCCTCATGGCCATAGAGGGGACTCCATTGGCAGGAGCAGCTCCTCTCGATCCAGAGACGGCGCTCCGGTGGGGTGCTGTGATGCAGATAGCCGTTCCCGGTGCGACGGTCCGTTACGCTGGAGGGCGCTCTGTCCTTGGAGATGCTGTGTCCATGGGGCTCGTAGGAGGTGTAGGAGGCCTTCTGACCGGCGATTATCTCACCACGACGGGCAGCTCCGCGAAGGACGACGTGGAGCTGATCGAGTGTCTCGGCATGAAACCCAGTCGGAGGTAG
- a CDS encoding double-cubane-cluster-containing anaerobic reductase: MRGSMKMADYHGMWKELNIDLKTHDLLCDALPPLYEGIYLDQGNRPETMDYFNMVVAEVHGARIKELMDFKAKGNKVVGAFCIYVPEELVLAAGSQLVGLCAGSEFWVPPGEKVLPRNTCPLVKAGVGARISRTCPYFQSVDLIVGENTCDGKKKAWEILAEEAPMYVMDIPNVKSRSGMALWKSEVKSLSEKLEKLTGKTITSSNLKEAIEKVNAKRIALQKLNDLRKGDVVPISGKDALLVSEIAFYDDVDRFVEKVQVLTDECVERVQKGETPFNPGAKRIMVTGSPLVLPNWKLHHLVESTGNPVVVEENCTGTRYYEQTVDGSPSDLGGLMDNLASRYIENIHCACFTPNDGRLDDIVRLAKEYRVDGIIDYSLSFCTTYLTEGTKVRDRLKQEGIPVLSLETGYESGDEGQLKTRIEAFIETLE, encoded by the coding sequence ATGAGAGGGAGTATGAAGATGGCCGACTATCACGGTATGTGGAAAGAGCTGAACATAGATCTCAAAACCCACGATCTTTTATGCGACGCTCTTCCACCGCTTTACGAGGGGATATACCTGGATCAGGGAAATAGGCCCGAGACCATGGACTATTTCAACATGGTGGTCGCAGAAGTTCACGGAGCCAGGATCAAGGAACTGATGGATTTCAAGGCCAAGGGGAACAAGGTAGTAGGAGCCTTTTGCATCTACGTACCGGAAGAATTGGTCCTTGCCGCAGGATCCCAGCTGGTAGGGCTATGCGCCGGTTCGGAATTTTGGGTACCTCCGGGAGAAAAGGTTCTCCCCAGAAACACCTGCCCTCTCGTCAAGGCAGGGGTAGGAGCCCGTATATCCAGAACCTGTCCCTATTTTCAGAGCGTCGATCTGATAGTAGGGGAAAACACCTGCGACGGAAAGAAAAAAGCCTGGGAAATCCTGGCCGAAGAGGCTCCTATGTACGTCATGGACATACCTAACGTAAAATCCCGGTCCGGCATGGCTTTATGGAAAAGCGAGGTAAAGTCTCTTTCGGAAAAGCTGGAAAAGCTAACGGGGAAAACCATAACGTCCTCCAACCTGAAGGAGGCTATCGAAAAAGTCAACGCTAAAAGGATAGCTCTTCAGAAACTTAACGACCTTAGAAAAGGCGACGTAGTGCCCATATCGGGCAAAGATGCCCTTTTGGTCAGCGAGATAGCCTTCTACGACGACGTGGATCGTTTCGTTGAAAAAGTTCAGGTATTAACCGACGAATGCGTCGAAAGAGTTCAAAAAGGAGAAACCCCCTTCAACCCCGGGGCAAAAAGGATAATGGTAACGGGTTCTCCTTTGGTCCTGCCGAACTGGAAACTGCATCATCTCGTAGAAAGCACGGGTAACCCCGTCGTCGTTGAAGAAAATTGCACGGGAACCCGTTATTACGAACAAACGGTGGACGGATCGCCCTCGGATCTCGGAGGGCTAATGGATAATCTAGCCTCGAGATATATAGAGAACATTCACTGCGCCTGCTTCACCCCCAACGATGGGAGGCTCGACGACATCGTCAGGCTGGCCAAGGAATACAGAGTGGACGGCATAATAGACTACTCCCTTTCATTCTGCACAACCTACCTGACCGAGGGAACAAAGGTAAGAGACAGGCTCAAGCAAGAGGGCATACCGGTACTGAGCCTGGAAACAGGATATGAGTCGGGTGACGAAGGACAGCTCAAGACCCGCATAGAGGCGTTCATAGAGACCCTTGAGTGA
- a CDS encoding sulfite exporter TauE/SafE family protein codes for MNSLIWGGAAIFAGSLVQGCAGFAFSLVAAPFLLFFLSQQVVIPMLVLVSMGLNVMVLKDCWSSLDFRKVLPILAGGVVTLPLGIWILTALDPRAFRLFVGTFIVLVAMVMLSGWRKPLPYSLWALGPIGMVSGILNGSLSMSGPPVVLFLTNQGTGKDEFRANLAAYFMSLNVATISLYAFKGVLTAQVLAITGAYVPVLLVGTWLGIKVSRLLPEEVFRKITLSLIIMTGAVLIGSNL; via the coding sequence GTGAACTCTCTGATCTGGGGTGGTGCGGCGATCTTCGCCGGCAGCCTCGTCCAGGGATGTGCCGGGTTCGCCTTCTCTCTGGTGGCGGCGCCTTTTCTACTGTTCTTTCTCTCCCAGCAGGTGGTCATTCCCATGCTGGTTTTGGTCAGCATGGGGCTGAACGTGATGGTCTTAAAGGACTGTTGGTCCTCTCTGGATTTCAGAAAGGTGCTGCCCATACTGGCTGGAGGGGTGGTCACCCTGCCGTTGGGTATATGGATATTGACTGCCTTGGATCCCAGGGCTTTCAGGCTTTTCGTGGGAACCTTCATAGTCCTGGTGGCTATGGTGATGCTCTCGGGATGGAGGAAGCCCCTTCCCTACAGCCTCTGGGCTCTGGGCCCCATAGGAATGGTCAGCGGCATTCTGAACGGCAGTCTCTCCATGAGCGGACCTCCAGTTGTTCTGTTTCTGACGAATCAGGGAACGGGGAAGGACGAGTTCAGGGCCAATCTGGCGGCGTATTTCATGTCGTTGAACGTCGCCACAATCTCCCTTTATGCCTTCAAAGGTGTCCTTACCGCTCAGGTGCTGGCGATAACCGGGGCCTACGTGCCTGTGTTGCTGGTGGGAACCTGGCTGGGGATAAAGGTGTCCAGGCTCTTGCCGGAGGAGGTATTCAGGAAGATAACCCTGTCTTTGATAATAATGACCGGAGCGGTATTGATAGGGTCGAACCTGTAA
- a CDS encoding thioesterase family protein produces the protein MLDVRELFQEGETLEANRTVQVDDTVGNFSVHLNQLLSTTACIEQMVRMSTEMVEGRLPEGFITVGLSYSVRHDETAMLGTGLRYLLKLDEIKGNRLAFSMKVTDSIGEVFHATCERAIVNRYELIDSATERAKKARES, from the coding sequence ATGCTCGACGTAAGAGAGCTTTTTCAAGAGGGAGAGACCCTGGAGGCCAACAGGACCGTCCAGGTAGACGACACGGTGGGAAATTTCTCGGTTCATCTGAACCAACTGCTGTCCACCACCGCCTGCATAGAGCAAATGGTACGCATGTCCACCGAGATGGTGGAGGGCAGGCTGCCGGAGGGATTCATCACAGTCGGGCTCAGCTACAGCGTTAGACACGACGAGACAGCCATGTTGGGCACGGGGCTCAGGTATTTGCTGAAGCTGGATGAGATAAAGGGGAACAGGCTGGCGTTCTCCATGAAGGTGACCGACTCGATCGGAGAGGTATTCCACGCCACCTGCGAGAGGGCGATCGTGAACCGTTACGAGCTGATCGACTCGGCCACTGAGAGAGCGAAAAAGGCCAGAGAGTCCTAA
- a CDS encoding methyl-accepting chemotaxis protein: MRISTKLIGGFLAVAAICAVVGTVGYRGMSSLSESLNVLGTEKVQALKLVEEINSEQLTVAKSAAQLLQEGLPLERRQELYESIKHGFVRAERAIEVFSTIPKSSMEQMAWDSFGPSWESWKGSVEGFLSMCDELDGFGIAAPTAFEADLAKLLSKHEDWVIKLSEAIVTQTKFTGELDPSKCALGSFLSSFRTDNGKLADIFKLISLQHEKLHKSAAFINKLIDRKGTVSNDVMRERLELAYVSRILSPLSNMRGLFRKASDVAQQSVKKYEDMARFYGEEMLHGQQAVVSVMDDVIAVTDGEVNSAAKNGMAMAKKSARTAVVSVAIGVVLALGLGFLLSRSITGPIASVVRFAEKGRDGDLTLEESDFQVGSGGEMARMAEALAEMVSKQRDVVRRILRQAGEFSDGSGTLAALAEEMNASMAEVQSAVDKVAQLAENGAAALQQTSAGVEEIAAGAERTAKFSKETADAAEEGRRSTDEAASEMGKTIDEVNGLGEFTVKTKDNISDLAKSVDAIAGFVTTITTIADQTNLLALNAAIEAARAGEAGRGFAVVAEEVRKLAEESAGAAQEVSKLIDELTDKARQSVSVAGKTEKMVEDVIEKAENSRDKLGTVLNQVDRITEGVEEMAKVAENQSASSQEMASAIESVSRTVMEVAEMMETVRTATDETAKAADGVSQEAQTMSGRADDLVSLVKVFKVDRQDRASGLEPFEG, translated from the coding sequence ATGAGGATATCGACTAAATTAATCGGCGGATTTCTCGCCGTGGCTGCCATATGTGCGGTCGTTGGAACTGTAGGCTATCGAGGGATGTCGAGCCTCTCCGAGTCTCTGAACGTGCTGGGCACGGAGAAGGTCCAGGCCCTTAAACTGGTAGAGGAGATAAACTCGGAGCAGCTTACGGTAGCCAAGTCGGCGGCCCAGCTCCTTCAGGAAGGACTTCCGCTGGAGAGGCGTCAGGAACTCTACGAATCCATAAAGCATGGATTCGTCAGGGCTGAGAGAGCCATAGAGGTTTTCTCTACCATACCGAAGTCCTCCATGGAACAGATGGCATGGGATTCTTTCGGTCCATCCTGGGAGAGCTGGAAGGGGAGCGTCGAGGGGTTTTTATCCATGTGCGACGAGCTCGACGGTTTTGGGATAGCCGCTCCGACCGCCTTTGAGGCAGATCTGGCTAAGCTTCTGTCCAAGCACGAGGACTGGGTTATAAAGCTCAGCGAGGCCATAGTGACCCAGACCAAGTTCACCGGTGAGCTCGACCCCTCCAAATGCGCACTCGGAAGTTTTTTGAGCTCGTTTCGTACGGACAACGGCAAACTGGCCGATATCTTCAAGCTCATATCTTTACAGCATGAAAAGCTCCATAAGAGCGCTGCCTTCATAAACAAGCTGATAGACAGAAAGGGAACAGTGTCCAACGACGTCATGAGGGAGAGGCTCGAACTGGCCTACGTCAGCAGAATCCTGTCTCCTCTGTCCAACATGAGGGGGCTTTTCAGAAAGGCATCCGATGTGGCCCAGCAGTCGGTGAAAAAATACGAGGATATGGCCCGTTTCTACGGGGAGGAGATGCTCCATGGTCAACAGGCAGTAGTGTCCGTAATGGACGACGTCATAGCCGTGACCGACGGTGAGGTCAACTCCGCCGCCAAGAACGGCATGGCCATGGCTAAGAAGTCGGCCAGGACCGCAGTAGTGTCGGTGGCGATCGGGGTCGTCCTGGCTCTAGGGCTCGGTTTCTTGTTGTCTCGATCCATAACCGGTCCTATAGCCTCGGTGGTGCGTTTTGCCGAGAAGGGTAGAGACGGAGATCTCACATTGGAGGAATCGGACTTCCAGGTGGGGTCGGGCGGTGAGATGGCCAGGATGGCCGAAGCTCTGGCAGAGATGGTGTCCAAGCAGAGAGACGTCGTCCGGCGGATTCTGCGACAGGCCGGAGAGTTCTCCGACGGCTCCGGTACCCTGGCGGCGTTGGCCGAGGAGATGAACGCTTCCATGGCAGAGGTCCAGTCCGCTGTGGACAAGGTGGCACAGTTGGCGGAAAACGGAGCGGCCGCCTTGCAGCAGACCTCCGCAGGGGTGGAGGAGATCGCCGCCGGTGCCGAGAGGACCGCCAAGTTCTCCAAGGAGACCGCCGACGCCGCCGAGGAAGGACGGCGCAGTACCGACGAGGCCGCCTCCGAGATGGGCAAGACCATAGACGAGGTCAACGGTCTAGGGGAGTTCACCGTCAAGACCAAGGACAACATCTCCGACCTCGCCAAGTCGGTGGACGCTATAGCCGGTTTCGTGACCACCATAACCACCATCGCCGACCAGACCAATCTACTTGCCCTCAACGCCGCAATAGAGGCTGCCAGGGCCGGAGAGGCCGGTAGAGGTTTTGCGGTTGTGGCCGAGGAGGTCCGCAAGCTGGCGGAGGAGTCGGCCGGAGCGGCCCAGGAGGTATCCAAGCTCATAGACGAGCTGACCGACAAGGCCCGTCAGTCCGTCTCGGTCGCAGGCAAGACTGAGAAAATGGTGGAGGACGTCATAGAGAAGGCGGAGAACTCCAGGGACAAGCTCGGGACGGTCCTGAACCAGGTTGACAGGATAACCGAAGGGGTCGAGGAGATGGCCAAGGTGGCGGAGAATCAATCGGCCTCGTCTCAGGAGATGGCCTCCGCCATAGAGTCGGTCTCCAGGACGGTCATGGAGGTCGCGGAGATGATGGAGACGGTCCGTACCGCCACGGACGAGACGGCTAAGGCGGCCGACGGGGTCTCACAGGAGGCCCAGACCATGTCCGGTAGAGCGGACGATCTGGTGTCCCTCGTCAAGGTGTTCAAGGTGGATCGTCAGGACCGGGCCTCAGGGCTCGAGCCTTTCGAGGGCTAG
- the tal gene encoding transaldolase, with protein MTNIWKAAELGQSIWCDYISRELLSSGGLDEMMEKGVRGVTSNPAIFNKAISKGDGYDDAIKAMAKSGMFDLDIYEGLALEDISDAADRMTPVFEATGGTDGYVSLEVDPRLADDEERTVSEALRLRSLLGRPNVMIKIPATEAGISALERATAAGVSVNATLIFSVAQTEAVGRAYIRGLKARLDRGDDVSSVRSVASLFVSRVDSAVDPLLQERAPELMGKIAVDNARLAYNRWGEIFSGADWKLLAKAGGCPQRMLWASTGTKNRSYRDTLYVEELIGPDTVNTVPPATMDAFLDHGLVENRVACDLDDAFLRRQSLVDLGVDLDRICDGLREDGVDAFVTAFDELLNAVREKASSFR; from the coding sequence ATGACCAATATATGGAAGGCGGCCGAGCTGGGGCAGAGCATCTGGTGCGACTATATAAGCAGAGAGCTTCTGTCCTCCGGTGGGCTGGACGAGATGATGGAAAAAGGCGTTCGGGGGGTGACGTCGAACCCGGCCATCTTCAACAAGGCCATCTCCAAAGGGGACGGCTACGACGACGCTATAAAGGCCATGGCGAAATCGGGAATGTTCGATCTGGACATATACGAGGGGCTGGCTCTGGAGGATATCTCCGACGCTGCGGACCGTATGACCCCGGTATTCGAGGCCACCGGAGGGACCGACGGCTACGTCAGCCTGGAGGTCGATCCCCGTCTGGCTGACGACGAGGAACGCACCGTTTCGGAGGCTCTAAGGCTTAGGTCCCTTCTCGGAAGACCTAACGTGATGATAAAGATCCCCGCCACCGAAGCCGGTATCTCCGCTCTGGAGAGAGCTACAGCCGCGGGGGTATCGGTAAACGCCACATTGATATTCTCAGTGGCTCAGACCGAGGCGGTGGGAAGGGCCTATATCAGGGGACTGAAGGCCAGGCTCGACAGAGGTGACGATGTATCGTCGGTACGTTCGGTTGCGTCCCTTTTCGTCAGCCGTGTGGACTCGGCGGTGGACCCCCTTCTTCAGGAGAGGGCTCCGGAACTCATGGGAAAGATAGCCGTGGACAACGCCAGGCTGGCATACAACAGATGGGGAGAGATCTTCTCCGGGGCGGATTGGAAGCTCCTTGCCAAGGCCGGGGGGTGCCCTCAGAGGATGCTCTGGGCCAGCACTGGAACGAAGAACCGTTCCTATAGAGATACCCTCTACGTTGAGGAGCTCATAGGTCCCGACACGGTGAACACCGTGCCTCCTGCGACAATGGATGCCTTCTTGGACCACGGATTGGTGGAGAATAGAGTCGCTTGTGATCTGGACGATGCTTTTCTCAGAAGACAGAGCCTCGTCGATCTCGGGGTGGACCTGGATCGAATATGCGACGGGTTGAGAGAGGACGGAGTGGATGCCTTTGTGACGGCCTTCGACGAGCTCTTGAATGCGGTTCGAGAAAAGGCGTCTAGCTTCAGATAG
- a CDS encoding diguanylate cyclase, which produces MGRVIRLVFAAAVWCVFFNCSVVYSENLNGLSHLESSVFLSEEEREYLKDRGPIRFSVDPSWAPYEWIDESGEYRGVGSDYVKLLSGKLGVAMELVPTSSWEETLEFVKAGSSDVVPLLNRTEDREKYLGFSSPYVINPAVIVTRGDVSDLAGFMDLAGKTVAVVKGYNVEDILRERYPDLSIVPVANNREGLRMVASGEVFSASAPLLVASLVIEEEGLTTLKLWGHDDFEHRLRMGIRKDDPILLGIMQKAVLSLNLKESSRIFDRWNPLASKGIDQGLFWSIVVLLIVLIASASGVAYRFVRKNDQLRALNRELAKAKAALEEGNRRLELLSKMDHLTGIANRFGIEEFLNRAVHKARRGTPFCVAIGDVDHFKRVNDDYGHQVGDRVLVRLAEILVDAVRAVDLVGRWGGEEFIIVFDDMVERDLFPVTDRIRRVISESDFGLGRPLTVSFGGAAFPAEGDLSLNDLLRTADDALYRAKEDGRNRVAIETPIVVEKDDPVP; this is translated from the coding sequence GTGGGTAGGGTCATACGCTTGGTCTTCGCGGCTGCCGTGTGGTGTGTCTTTTTCAACTGCTCCGTCGTCTATTCCGAGAACCTCAACGGTTTGTCGCACCTAGAGTCCTCCGTGTTCCTTTCGGAAGAAGAAAGAGAATATCTCAAAGATCGAGGCCCTATCCGTTTTTCCGTGGACCCTTCCTGGGCTCCCTATGAATGGATAGACGAGTCCGGCGAATATCGGGGCGTCGGATCGGATTACGTAAAGCTTCTCTCCGGAAAGTTGGGGGTCGCCATGGAGCTGGTTCCCACTAGCTCTTGGGAGGAGACCCTGGAGTTCGTCAAGGCCGGTAGCTCCGACGTGGTCCCTTTGCTTAACAGGACCGAGGATCGAGAGAAGTACCTGGGTTTTTCCTCTCCGTACGTCATAAACCCAGCCGTGATAGTGACAAGGGGTGACGTTTCGGATTTGGCAGGTTTCATGGATTTGGCCGGAAAGACCGTTGCGGTTGTGAAGGGTTACAACGTAGAGGATATCCTTCGAGAGAGATATCCCGATCTCTCCATCGTGCCGGTGGCTAACAACCGAGAAGGGCTCCGTATGGTGGCCAGCGGGGAGGTCTTTTCCGCCTCCGCTCCTCTCCTCGTGGCGTCTCTGGTGATAGAGGAAGAGGGGCTGACGACGCTGAAGCTCTGGGGTCACGACGATTTCGAACACAGGCTTCGGATGGGCATAAGGAAGGACGACCCTATTCTGCTTGGTATAATGCAGAAGGCTGTTCTTTCCTTGAATCTGAAGGAAAGCTCCAGGATCTTTGACCGCTGGAACCCTCTGGCTTCAAAGGGAATAGACCAAGGTCTCTTTTGGTCCATAGTGGTCCTGCTTATAGTCCTGATAGCTTCGGCTTCCGGGGTAGCCTATCGGTTCGTCCGTAAAAACGATCAGTTGAGGGCTCTCAACCGAGAGCTGGCAAAGGCCAAGGCAGCCTTGGAGGAGGGTAACAGGCGACTGGAGCTGCTTTCCAAGATGGATCACCTGACCGGAATAGCCAATCGCTTCGGCATAGAGGAGTTCTTGAACAGGGCGGTTCACAAGGCCAGACGGGGAACCCCTTTTTGCGTCGCCATAGGAGATGTAGACCACTTCAAGAGGGTCAACGACGACTACGGTCATCAGGTCGGAGACAGGGTGTTGGTCAGGTTGGCCGAAATCCTCGTCGATGCAGTTAGGGCTGTGGATCTCGTTGGACGTTGGGGTGGGGAAGAGTTCATAATAGTCTTCGACGATATGGTCGAGCGGGACCTTTTTCCCGTCACCGATAGGATTCGTCGAGTTATATCGGAGAGCGATTTCGGCCTGGGCCGACCTCTGACAGTCAGTTTCGGAGGGGCCGCCTTCCCTGCCGAGGGTGACCTCAGCCTCAACGATCTGCTGAGAACCGCCGACGACGCCCTTTACAGGGCCAAGGAAGACGGCCGCAACAGGGTCGCGATAGAGACTCCCATCGTGGTCGAAAAGGACGACCCTGTTCCTTAG
- a CDS encoding DUF3343 domain-containing protein, whose protein sequence is MSEKAYALFQTQSDAQRLHRVLREREISHDVSPTPRDLSRSCGMALRFSITEVTAVSRIAESIKVPIEIAKRG, encoded by the coding sequence TTGAGTGAAAAAGCCTACGCCCTTTTCCAGACCCAGTCGGACGCTCAGAGACTTCACAGGGTTCTCAGGGAGAGGGAAATTTCTCACGACGTATCCCCCACACCGAGAGACCTCTCGAGATCATGCGGGATGGCACTCAGATTTTCGATAACGGAAGTAACCGCCGTTTCCCGTATCGCCGAATCCATAAAAGTTCCTATAGAAATAGCGAAGAGGGGCTGA